The Methylocella silvestris BL2 DNA segment GTACGACGACTATCGCCGCTACGTCGGGCGCGAACTTATCAAGAAAATTTTCTATCTGCCCTATACGGGGGCGGTCGCGTCGGGCACGCGGGCCGCCGATTACTTCCGTTTCCTGGGCCTTCCGGAAAAACGAATCGTCCTCAATTACGACACGCTGTCGACTGATCGGATCAGGAGGCTTTCCGGCGTCGACCGGGCGCCGGATGGTCCCCCTTTCGCAGCGCGCCATTTCACCATCGTCTCGCGTATGGTGCCGAAGAAAAACCTTTCCATGGCGCTTAACGCCTACGCGCTGTATCGCGCTGGAGCGGCGCATCCGCGCCAACTGCATATTTGCGGTTCGGGCCCGCTCGATGCCGAATTGCGCGATGAAGCCGCCCGGCTCGGCCTCTCGGACAGCGTGATCTTTCGCGGCTTTCTGCAGATCGATGAAGTCTGCCCGATCCTTGGCAAGACGCTCGCGCTGATCTTGCCGAGCACGCAGGAGCAATTCGGCAATGTGGTGATCGAGGCGCAGGCGATGGGGCTGCCGGTCATCGTTTCGGAAAATTGCGGCGCGCGCGATCTGCTGGTGCGCAGCGGCGTCAATGGCTTCGTGATCGAGCCTGACAATCCGGAGGGACTCGCCTATTTCATGGGCCTGATCGATAGCGACGAAGCGCTGTGGCGGCGGATGGCGATCGCAACGGCGCCCTTTTCGACCCTTGGCGACGCCTCGCGTTTCGCGCAGGCGATCGTCGATCTGACGGGCGATTTCGCCGAAGGCCTCGCGCCAATCAATGAGCCGCCGAAAACCTCGATCGCGGATCGGCTTTAAGGGAAGACGTCACGCCTCCGCTTCTGCCGGC contains these protein-coding regions:
- a CDS encoding glycosyltransferase, whose protein sequence is MTMASIVFVWENFGPIHSDRCDAVASRVGGGRKVIGLELGGNSQVYEWNSESGTKFEKKTLFHGKKIDEVSFLRKFYTLARTCFALRRADFFFCHYESPSIFLTAALLRLTGSRVFVMNDSKYDDYRRYVGRELIKKIFYLPYTGAVASGTRAADYFRFLGLPEKRIVLNYDTLSTDRIRRLSGVDRAPDGPPFAARHFTIVSRMVPKKNLSMALNAYALYRAGAAHPRQLHICGSGPLDAELRDEAARLGLSDSVIFRGFLQIDEVCPILGKTLALILPSTQEQFGNVVIEAQAMGLPVIVSENCGARDLLVRSGVNGFVIEPDNPEGLAYFMGLIDSDEALWRRMAIATAPFSTLGDASRFAQAIVDLTGDFAEGLAPINEPPKTSIADRL